Genomic segment of Arachis hypogaea cultivar Tifrunner chromosome 11, arahy.Tifrunner.gnm2.J5K5, whole genome shotgun sequence:
GTGACACATAAAAGTCCCTGAAATTCGATAAATATCCCCATAATGGTCCCTAAAAATCATAGTCGTGACCCATAAAAGTCCCTAACCTTTATCCAGCGTGCACATAATGATTAAGGAAGTATATAACATGCTTATAGGACACCCTGATTAATCAGACAACCAATAATTACAAGTTCTCCATATAAGCATACAAGCATAATGATTCAGGATATTAACCTATTTGTCGCATCTAGCAGCAATCTTTGTATAACAGCATAATTACAAGTTCTCCGTATAAGCATATAAGCATATAACAGCACAATTATTAATGGAACATCTAACCATCAATATCCAATAAAATAAAAGCAGGACAATAAGTATAAGTGCTCCACACTTTTTGCATATCTGATATGAAGCACCAGTCATGATCTTTATAGTAACCCAAGTCCTAATGAAGTAGCTCAAGAAACCATCTCCATGTCTTTGTATTCTCCACTCTGACAATAGCCCAGGCTATTACATAAATATAGTGATTTGCATCTAACCCCACAGCTGACAAAATATGGCCACCAAATCTTGTCTTCAGAAAAGCACCATCCAGACCTATCAAAGGACGGCAGCCAGCCTTGAATCCGTTTTTACAGCCGCTTAAGCATACATACATCCTATCAAAGGTAACTTCACCATCTGGTTGGGGGATGGTGTATATTTGCACAGTTGAATCGGGATTAGTCTTCAACAACGTCATACCATAATCCCTAACCATCTTATATTGCTCTTTCTCATCCCCATATACTACACTTCTAGCATCTGTTAATGCCCTGGATATTGAATTCTTATTCAGTGTCAAGTCAAACCATGTCTTAAAGTAAGTTGTAGCCTCGTAGTGTCTAAAATTTGGATACTTTCTCACCTTCTTTACAAACTTGCTGCATACCCAATTCTTGTTGGCAGCCTTATTCTTATCCTCTCTTGGACAAGTGTGGTCATCGTTGAAAGTCTTAATTTTCCAACACGTGTCTTCATGGTCTCTTGATGCATAAGCCGCCCATGGACACTCTTTGACCTTACACACTACCCTGCACGACTGCACCTTATGTTATCATTTTTCACTAGCTTTATGCTTCTACCCTCTTGGATTGTGTATTCCCTCACAACTTCTCTAAATTCCCATTTTGTTCCAAACTTCATGCCAACCTCAAGATGAAGCTCTCCAAACCTTGCACCCTCTCTAAACAGCGGACATGCCTCTTCAGAATCATTTTCTTCCGCCAGCTCATCTTCTGAGTTTGTAGGCGTCTTCATCTCCTCCGAGTGCCAAGAATTGGTGTCATATGAGTCAACACCTGGGTCTAGTCCATCCTCTGCACCTTCATCACCATAACCCACGAACCCAAGGTCAACTTCAGCGTCACTCACCTCCTGCACCAAACCGTCGTCTTCATGCAATATCTTCTCATTTCCTTTACCTAGTGGATTAATATTTCTGGATCCTACTTCTGCATGTACCATGTTTCTCCTAATCCTACTCCCAGTTTTAGGATCATTCCCTGCAGCCTCAGAATCAGAGGAACTATCCTCATCCGGACCTGGCTTAAACAGGCTATCCTCTTCATTGTCAGAAGATACATCAAATGGAACTTCATTGTTAAACACGTTGCTCCTGAATCCTCTAGCAGCAGACTGTGTACAGGGTCTCCTAAAAATACTTGATCTCTTGGACAATTTCTGCTTGTTGCTCTTATCTGATTTAATGCTCTGACTAGGCTTTGTGGGCTGGCTGGTTTTGGTGGGCTTGGTCGGCTGGATGAATCTACTGGGCTTCGTTGCCTTTGGGGGGTTGGTCTTCTTGGGAGGGTTGGTTGTCTTGGGAGGATTAGTGTTTTTTGCAGGCATCTTGGTTTTAGAGTGTGATGGTTGTGATTGCCAtggagatattttttttttgggattggATTTGCAAGAACTATTGGGTACAACCTTCGGGATAGGAGCAACTATGAGTGCATGAGTCTCATTGAGTGGGGGACTCacatcagcatctgtacttgcaTTACACCCCTCTCCACCATCGTCATCCGAGTACACAACTGTGTTATCTCCTTCTAACACCTCCGGCACTGACACTCCATGCTTGAAATATACATCAATCAATCCCTTATTTGTCCTAGCACAATTCACCATCTCTCTTATCTCTTTGTCATTGTTTACATTTCTCAACCCATTATCCAAGCCTTTTCTAAGAACATGCCACCAGCACTATTTTATGTCATTGTACCCAAGCTCCTTATGGTAGTTCCGTATGTAGAAGACATCTAGAGTATCAATGTCTAGATAACCTAAACAGACCTTGTTGTCTAGAGAATATACCATAATTCCTTCTGCATTTTTTTTGAAGTCACCCCATGATGAAACATGATGCCCAACTTCTCTTCCATCtacaagaaattttaaattttcacttaATATAGACAGAATTTTAAGTCAActaatgcattaaaaaaaatcaccATAAGAACACAATTTTTTTTCCAATCCTGCATACATCTCCCTGTTTCATCCCTGTTTCAATCGGGTTAAATAGAGCAACCCCACAAACCCCAGCCAACCTTCAAACCCTAGACACTATAATGACACCAAAACTTCAGAACCTCAACTACACTAACAACTTGTATATCATCAACCAACACTGTATTGAAAatgcaaagtaaaaaaaaaaaaagggaaggtTACCTTGAGTCCGATCACAAAGTCAGAACCTCGTACTTCTCGTGAGGGAGGGGAAGAACGAAAACAACTTTTGGATTACTTCTTCTCTCAACTTTTTCAATCCAGCGAATAGAACCCTACGGCTACGCCATTGATGACGAGATGAAGATGAAGTCAGagagtggaagaagaagagatgagtgAAGTGAAGTGTTTGTGTTGGAGAGAAAACTGTTTTTCATACTAAATAACATCTAAAAAGCGTCGTTTTTGGCTATCAAGTACGCCAAACCAAAACTACGACGTTTTGGAGCCCTCCCACGTAGCAAACTGAGGCCACGTCAGCGCTccggtgatgactcatcaccaaAAATATGGCCAGGGACCACTTTGAGTGTTCAGAACTCTATCTGGAGGACTACAATGAAGAAATCAGgatcttaggtagcgtttgttttcggagACAGGACACAGAGACATGGACAGCACATCTTTAAAAAGCGTTTGGAAGCAGAGACATGGACACTGAACATATTGTCTCCGGgacagttttttatatttttgtgtccactcttctacgaaggacaatgatggacacgggatTTAGAAGAGGGACacggactgtttttatgaaattttttcttttttgtccatggtgctattttttattattccactgttaccccttcttatttttccaattttgcGTCGTTCTCAGAAAGTACTTTTTTTTCCATACTCTTTTTCTATCTCTAcattctccttctttctctttttttctcggGTACTCTCacttttttatagaaatttttatTGGACTGGATAAttcttttttcttatcattcttacttcaacattattttaactttatattatattatttgatttgtaataaaaaataataacaaaaataattagtcttgagacttttgaaagataaatattataaaggtaaaattgatatctaaaaatgctaaaaaataatttataagttgtaattgattttatataatttaaagaaaaatcaattttttgaaaagaaaaataaaattttagataaaaaaattagttttctaaataaaaatagatttttatgtgcaaaaaataatttttttcatgtaaagttggatttttttttaaaactgattttgtatttaaaattaatttggcttattaacctaaacaaaattttttattaatcaaactgagatttatgttttttgttaatattaaccatatgtattcctacatattaataataaatttaaaaagaaaataattatatttataaattttattttaatataaatactattatataattttttattaaaatttttgactgcttcaaatatttttttaagttttcactGTTTGTACTCTTACgtactctcattttttattaaattaatttatactagaaaatttggaatcacatggctattttagtcattttatataatattttagttttgtccatgtgtatccaaacataatactggacATTACAATAGTGTCCTatccatcgtatccaaacacgatacacaaaacataatttttaatgTCTTCGTCCTATTGTCTTTGTCTCAGTGTCCTGTTATGTCgtgtctctaaaaacaaacactaccttaaAGATTAAATTGAGTATTTGCGCAAATCTCAAGAACGATTATGAATATTTACTAAGTATTTTAGTTAAAATGATAACCAACTTaatagtttaaaataatattcaatatttaaATATGACTTTTATAAGatacaaatatttaatttaaaccgAAATATCTTTGGGAGTGTGCTTTTTTGTGCACATATATTAGTTCAATTTATTTAGTTAATAGTAAAAATTTAGAtttgtcattttaaaaaattataatgatagaGACAATGAGACATACAGAGAAGTGCCGATATGGCGATATGAATCTGCGACTTGGTAAAGAGGCGAACCCTAATTCAAAACTTATTAAGTAAAAGGTTTATCACCGATCTCAGAGAGCACGGTCATGGCCAGCGACTTGCTATAACCCTgattgaagaaaaagaataacAGGATTGGCGTTCAAAACAGAATACGCAAATCCATAAAAGAGAAAGTTAAAATTGagcaaataatgaaaataaattaaattgaaatctgtATTACCTGAACAATTGAGCTCATATTggcggaagaaagaagaagaagcggcaaaAGAGAAGATAAAGCAGACCGCAGACGTGAGTGTGGGATTCGGAAAAATAGCTTGCAGCAACGGAAGGAGAAACTCAGCCTTGGAACATGGGTAAGTTATTACAAGGATGATAAAGGGTAGTTAAACTTGCAGAGTAAAGCCATTAAAGCTACAAGCTCATGGATCATGTTTAGCATATGGAACACTTGTGAAGCCTACAATCTTCAACTTTAAAAGTCACAAACCCTTAAGTTTCTTCATAGAACTTTAAACCAAGCAAGAGATAAGATCTTCCCTTGTCTCAGTCTGAGAATGTCAGTTAGTGATGATGACTCATCACTTGGTAGACCCTTTGGGTTTCTCTTCATCTATGCACTCCATGGAGAGGAAGAAAACCTTGAGGAGCTAATGGAATCCATGTGGAAGTTCACATCAAGATTGGGAGAAAGTATTAAGGATTGCAGAGTGGTTGTGACTGAGCTCGGGTTAGGTGATCCACTTGCAAACCATGTCCCTCAAACAGCATCTATGTCATGCATCTATGATCTCTGGTTCACAAGAAAGCTTTCAAGCCACAGTGAGCAAAAGGTTGAACTGCTTATGAAGAAACCAGTGGGGAATGTGTTTGTTGACCCAAGAGATTTCTAGGTATAAAAAATTCGCTGCCACTTGCAAACTTGGTTGATTTTAAATAGGTTCTAGCACattatttttttcccctttttcgtTTCTAAGTATAAAAATAACAATGttgttatgtatatattatatagtatGCAAATAATCTACAATAAATATTGTGCTTTCTAGCAGTATATCTCTTTTGTAACTACACTGGTTTAAAAATTCGTAACCATTATCTAACGTCTCATAACAATTGCAtttactattataaaatataacataaatttaaaaaaaaaaagtgcaggATCACATGTTTAATCTTGACTCCATTATTGTATCATTTTCAAGCTGATTTGCAAGTTGCAAGTGTTATAAATTGAGAGTCCTTGTAAAATGATAACTAGAATTCCTCAGTTTAATTGTAATTACATGAATTGAATATAGAAGAGAGTAGTTGAGTTAGCATAGTTATACTTTCGTATCATTTTTACATCACATTATATTCACCTTCTCATTCTCTCTAGTCTCTACTCTGTTTCGTTCCAAATgtgattcttttattttatgtaGACGCAAAACACTGACACATTAAAATATGTATGTCTTGAAGATAAATGCACTAATGCAGTGCTATGAATCATGAGTATAATTTTTTTCTccgtttcttttttgttttcttcaaaAGTATTCTTGTAATATATGCATTCAACATATGACAGGACGTATCTCCTGCTGTGCCATACTATATTCAAAGCAAATTTTTTGAAGACACCAATTTGTATAGGACACAAGGCCAAATCCTAAACTACATGAGCCCTATGCTGTGCACTTACACTTTGACAATTCTATTGTTTGATCTCCATATCCTCCTTGGAGATTTACTTGTCTTCACAGTTGATGGTTCTAACTGAACTTCCAGCTTGGATGTATCTAAGGACAACCTTTCCATAATGAAAGCATCCAAATCAAAACCACTTTCATCTTCTTCACCATCATCGACATCAGAACTTGTGCCGGCTAAATCAACCTTGTTTTTATTTATTCCGGTGATACTTTTGAAAGAATCCGGCATCATGTTGGAAGAATTCGGGTCCAGCTTGAGGAGTCTCTTCAGACGGTCAACGGCTGGGTCTATAATATCTAAGAATCCCATAACCCATGAAGCATCATCTACAACTTCCGTGCGCTGTTCAACAAATTGAATTTTGTTATATATGCAGGAGCTATCAAAATAGTACTTCCATCGAAATTCAACTTTTCCCTTATCTCTCAGATCCAAAGATTGGTTAAGTTATTCAAAGTCATGGTGATTAATTCATTAGGCAAACTTTGGATTATAAGTTACTTGAAGCAGTAGGAAATTTAGACTATTTTCTCAAACAGTTACCTGCTGGAAATAGAGGTTACGAATCTCTTCAGCACGAACAGAATTTCCTTGATCTTCCTCCAGTGATGCCCAAGTCATCCATGTCACATAACTCTGAGAGTTTATGTTCAATGATGATCTAAATAATCTTCGGGCAGCTGAAAGATTACCAGCCCTCTGTTCTAGAACGCCCCACGCCTGCATTCGGGAGTAGTAGTTACAAGAGGTGAATACCAAGCTCTTTTTAGGATTAATATGTCCCTACATTTTATGCATTCATATAAATTTATCACCTGAAGACACCTAGCAGCACTCTCACTGTTTGAATCAATTGATAAGGACTTTTGATATAACTCTCTAGCTTTATTCAAGTTTCCTTCCTTCCACTCCATCCAACCCCAAGCCTGCATATTCCCAAATATCTGATTACTCGTTCTCTTTTTCACAGAATTACAAACCAAAGAAGAAACTCCAAAAGCCACCAGCAAATCAAAATTGTAGCTAGGAACTTctgaaaatatatattatagGAACTTCTGAAATTGACACAAACCAACAATGCATATTTGATCCAAGTGGAGAAATTCTTACAAACCAAACAGGTTGATGCCTTGGATCCAATTCAGATGCTCTCCTGAACAAGACCCGAGCAAGGTTTGCCGTTGAGTGCTTGTATTCTAACAATGCAAGAGACTGAAGGAGAACAGGATCCCTCGGATTTAGAGCATGGCCTATCTTTAGAAGTTTTCTTCCCTTGTCAATGTTGCCCGTTTTAGATTCAAAGATTCCCCACACATGCCAAGCAAACCTATTTTTAGGACTTGCCTGTACTGCTTTCTATTAAATTACAAAGGAACAAAAGAAGCACAAGTCATTCATAATTTATTAATCATAATTAGTAGAAGTAAATGTCAAAGAAATGTTGATTGATTGTCAAATTCATACCTCAAACAATTTCCTAGCAGCACGGTAGTTTTCCTGTCCCACCTCCATTTGTGCCCAAGCCTGTTTCCAAGAACAAAATCAATTCATATTTTCCTTAAGATACCATGCACAAAAATAGAAATGTTACAGAAACATTATCCCTCGGACGATCAACTTACAAGCCAACTAGCGCAGCTGTTAGGATTACAGTTCGTGGCCTGACTGAATAAATATCGAGCTTGCTGATACCGATTTGCTTTAACTTCAAGCAATGCCAGTGTTTGGTAAATATACTCATTCTGTCCACAATACTTAAGACCTTTCACTAACAAACTCCTTGCCTTCTTGATATTTCCCTGCTTTAACTCTAGAACTGCCCATCCATGCCAAGCAGCAACATGCTTCTTATCAGCAACCGTGGCAGCGTCGAATAACTCTTTTGCCCTCCTCATATTTCCCATTTTATTTTCTAGAACAGCCCAACACTAATAAAAAAGAAGTTAAACCCAAACTCAACATACAAGAGAGGAATCAGCGATCACacattaaagaagaaagaaagaagaaagactaACCTGCCAAATGTAAGCATTTTCACCCTGAGTAGCCTGGCAACCCTTCTCGTACACCTCTCTCGCTTTACCTGTCTTTGATTGCTTGCTCAAAATTTTCCCAAGTGCCACATAAGCTCGACCATCTTCCGGCCAAAAGTATATACACTTCATTCCCATTCGaaaattataacaataataaagaataaagaaTTAGAAACACTCTCAATTTTGGCAATTTCTAACGGTAGCTACTCTCACTTAGATGGTTGACATAACACGAGTCACAGCTATTATCCTCACAATTATTCTAAACAATTCCATGTGATTAGTCGCCATTTCCAACACTAAACTTTATAATATTGATAGTTAAACAGAGAAGGTTATGGAATGATAATGAAACACACCTTCTGAAGTATAGCTTCTGCTTCTTCATAGAGAAATTTTCTAGCCAAGACCTTGGCCCTGTACAGTGCCAAGTCCAAGTTCACAGTTAGCGGCTTCTCTTTGGGATTCGATTCCACCCTTTCGGGCTCAAACATGGGCATCTTCTTCGCGAACTTCGTGAGTCCGGCATCGATCGCAGAAGCAGAACCATTCGCTTCATCGTCATCGGTCGCGTCCTTCCCTCCGTCCTCCTCCTCATCGCCGGAAACCTCCATCACCGGCCGGCGAACCACGAGCCCTCCCTCATAGTTGGCGTCTTTCGGCAAAACTACATTggaactgggactctgttgggaGGAAATGGCATTTTTGTCCAGTACAGTAGTGGTGGATGAGGAAGAGTCTCTGAGAGAGCAACATGGCGGAGAGGGCAAAACTGGAATTTTGATGCTGAACTTGAAGTGGTAGTAGTtgttgtgcttgggctgagtgaAGAGATTGAAgttagaagaagatgaagatgatgggGAAGGAAAAGCGTTCATTTCTGGGTTAACGGATTAAACTGTTTTTGTGTTTTACTATACGAAGGAAATGTGAGGTCGAAGGTGGAGGATGAAGGGAGCATTTGTAAGTTTACTATTTTAGACATGGTCATGATGCGTGCTTGATGTTTTAATATCATTTTATAGTTGAAAAAAGGGGGCATTTTCGTAGTTTCGTACTGTGTTTATAAACTGGTATGACATTTATCCACGTTgctggaggacttttgtggctgagACTTCATCCAAAGTGCAGATTTTAGTGACACGTGTGGGATCATCATTGGCATGTGTGTTTATGTTTGTGATTTCTCAGACACACAGATATGCAAGAGGATGAACACATTTTTACCTCACTTGTTTTATAGaaaatactaattttatttttaactagtATCCTTAATAAAagtcttttaaatatatttaatatattaaaatgtaatttttttttccaaaaattgtGTAGgcatttttaattacttttttttatcattgctgagaattttttaaaattaatatattttctttaagttataatttaacTCTTTATACATTTAACCTaactatatctatttttttatttattttataattataatatacgtaaaaaattatcaattatttacttatataaaatatatattaaaatacgtaatatatattaaaaatctgtttaaatactatatataaaaatatacatatatataatataatcaatTTAGTATAAGCGATTGATCTTTATGGTACAcagagtatttttttttttttagcttataTTCCTGCATAATAATCTGAGTCGAGATATGATTCTTTTCAGTGCTGAGGAATAATTTATATAGAATTTTTTGTTCTAAGAGCACAGACATCGAATTATACTTCAGTTGTCGAAGAACATCGGAGGAGGTTGAAACTTGCAAAGAGACTACTACAAtgctcaaataaaaaaaagtataagatgaGGTATAAGTTATTCAGAGTAAATATCGTACCTTTCACGTAGTTAGAGTTTTGTATTTATAGAGATGTTGTGTTGTAAGTAGTTACTCAGCAAGCCTAGGTAGTTACTCAGCAAAGGATTTGATGGTCTCAGAACGTTtagaccattaaatggtcccagaacaaaacatgttttttaagtttttttaataactacTAAATAG
This window contains:
- the LOC140176427 gene encoding uncharacterized protein encodes the protein MVNCARTNKGLIDVYFKHGVSVPEVLEGDNTVVYSDDDGGEGCNASTDADVSPPLNETHALIVAPIPKVVPNSSCKSNPKKKISPWQSQPSHSKTKMPAKNTNPPKTTNPPKKTNPPKATKPSRFIQPTKPTKTSQPTKPSQSIKSDKSNKQKLSKRSSIFRRPCTQSAARGFRSNVFNNEVPFDVSSDNEEDSLFKPGPDEDSSSDSEAAGNDPKTGSRIRRNMVHAEVGSRNINPLGKGNEKILHEDDGLVQEVSDAEVDLGFVGYGDEGAEDGLDPGVDSYDTNSWHSEEMKTPTNSEDELAEENDSEEACPLFREGARFGELHLEVGMKFGTKWEFREVVREYTIQEGRSIKLVKNDNIRCSRAG
- the LOC112723169 gene encoding protein high chlorophyll fluorescent 107, which translates into the protein MNAFPSPSSSSSSNFNLFTQPKHNNYYHFKFSIKIPVLPSPPCCSLRDSSSSTTTVLDKNAISSQQSPSSNVVLPKDANYEGGLVVRRPVMEVSGDEEEDGGKDATDDDEANGSASAIDAGLTKFAKKMPMFEPERVESNPKEKPLTVNLDLALYRAKVLARKFLYEEAEAILQKCIYFWPEDGRAYVALGKILSKQSKTGKAREVYEKGCQATQGENAYIWQCWAVLENKMGNMRRAKELFDAATVADKKHVAAWHGWAVLELKQGNIKKARSLLVKGLKYCGQNEYIYQTLALLEVKANRYQQARYLFSQATNCNPNSCASWLAWAQMEVGQENYRAARKLFEKAVQASPKNRFAWHVWGIFESKTGNIDKGRKLLKIGHALNPRDPVLLQSLALLEYKHSTANLARVLFRRASELDPRHQPVWFAWGWMEWKEGNLNKARELYQKSLSIDSNSESAARCLQAWGVLEQRAGNLSAARRLFRSSLNINSQSYVTWMTWASLEEDQGNSVRAEEIRNLYFQQRTEVVDDASWVMGFLDIIDPAVDRLKRLLKLDPNSSNMMPDSFKSITGINKNKVDLAGTSSDVDDGEEDESGFDLDAFIMERLSLDTSKLEVQLEPSTVKTSKSPRRIWRSNNRIVKV